From the Exiguobacterium aurantiacum genome, one window contains:
- the cydC gene encoding thiol reductant ABC exporter subunit CydC → MNSLWTITKWMMREKKDIVLSIFFGYVAGIAAVALFAASGYLVSRAGLVPPLYALMVPVVLIKLFGVIRASARYQERLASHRATFTILSELRVRFYRQLEPLVPSIFAKYRSGDLLARVVGDVESLQNYFLRVFYPPIILVLVFLSTIFFVTYFSVWVSIWILFGVFVTGFLIPAFFARVRAKHDRELRTLRGDLSSGMTEMMYGYRDLLLHHRLGQTRNELLEQSDRYAAAQKRDVTNQFFNSSLVVAASLLVSWGVLAIGAYLVVDGELNGLFLAMLIMMSLTAFENATPMAVFPGHFADSKQAADRLLEVVEPSEAIVAAESSRTDMVLESAPDVSFERVSYRYPDTFRDVLSDVDVTLRSGSKTVIVGPSGSGKSTLLQLLLAFVRPDSGEIRLNGQRLDDVSQASVWREASVVLQENHFFFGTVRENLALAGDFEDAEMEAALASVRLGFALDEPVLEKGANLSGGERQRLAIARAMLKNGVLWILDEATSALDARTEADVFAEISRLAESSTLVMVSHRLTGLERFDHIIVMEGGRVVETGSYDELMRSQGVFYGLKQIEQDIFA, encoded by the coding sequence ATGAATTCCCTTTGGACGATCACAAAATGGATGATGCGAGAGAAGAAAGATATCGTCCTCTCGATCTTCTTTGGCTACGTGGCCGGTATCGCGGCCGTCGCCTTGTTCGCGGCGAGCGGCTATCTCGTCTCACGGGCCGGTCTCGTACCGCCGCTTTACGCGCTGATGGTGCCTGTCGTCTTGATTAAATTGTTCGGTGTGATTCGGGCGAGTGCGCGTTATCAAGAGCGCCTCGCCTCACACCGGGCGACGTTCACAATTTTGAGCGAGCTACGGGTCCGGTTTTATCGTCAACTCGAGCCGCTCGTTCCGAGCATCTTTGCCAAGTATCGCAGCGGGGACTTGCTCGCTCGCGTCGTCGGTGACGTCGAGAGCTTGCAGAACTACTTTTTACGGGTGTTCTACCCGCCAATCATCTTGGTGCTCGTTTTCTTGAGCACGATTTTCTTCGTCACGTACTTCTCGGTCTGGGTCAGCATCTGGATTTTGTTCGGCGTCTTCGTGACGGGCTTTTTGATTCCGGCATTTTTCGCCCGTGTCCGTGCCAAACATGACCGAGAACTCCGTACCTTGCGAGGAGACCTGTCGAGTGGGATGACGGAGATGATGTACGGCTACCGGGACCTCTTGTTGCACCATCGGCTCGGTCAAACGCGCAACGAACTGCTTGAGCAGAGCGACCGCTACGCCGCTGCCCAGAAACGAGACGTGACGAACCAATTCTTCAACTCCTCACTCGTCGTGGCAGCGTCCTTGCTCGTCTCTTGGGGTGTTCTGGCCATCGGGGCCTATCTCGTCGTCGATGGGGAATTGAATGGCCTCTTCTTGGCCATGCTCATCATGATGTCGCTCACCGCGTTTGAGAACGCGACGCCGATGGCGGTCTTCCCAGGTCACTTTGCCGACAGCAAGCAAGCGGCCGACCGTTTGCTTGAAGTGGTCGAGCCAAGTGAAGCGATTGTCGCGGCAGAATCGTCCCGTACCGACATGGTGCTTGAGTCAGCGCCGGACGTATCGTTCGAGCGCGTCAGCTATCGCTATCCGGACACATTCCGGGACGTATTGAGCGACGTCGACGTGACGTTGCGAAGCGGCTCGAAGACCGTCATCGTCGGACCGAGTGGTTCCGGAAAATCGACGTTGCTGCAACTATTGCTCGCCTTTGTCAGACCCGATTCTGGTGAGATCCGATTGAATGGACAGCGGTTGGACGATGTGAGCCAAGCATCGGTCTGGCGTGAAGCCAGCGTCGTCCTTCAAGAGAATCACTTCTTCTTCGGGACGGTGCGGGAGAACTTGGCGCTCGCCGGAGATTTCGAAGACGCTGAGATGGAAGCGGCGCTCGCGAGTGTCCGCCTCGGCTTCGCACTCGACGAGCCCGTCCTTGAAAAAGGAGCGAACTTATCGGGCGGGGAACGGCAACGTCTCGCCATCGCTCGCGCAATGCTGAAGAACGGGGTGCTTTGGATTCTTGATGAAGCGACGTCGGCGCTCGATGCGCGGACCGAGGCGGACGTGTTCGCCGAGATTTCTCGCCTCGCTGAGTCATCGACGCTCGTCATGGTCAGTCATCGATTGACCGGGCTCGAGCGTTTCGATCACATTATCGTCATGGAAGGTGGTCGCGTCGTCGAGACGGGATCGTATGATGAACTGATGCGGTCCCAGGGCGTGTTCTACGGATTGAAACAAATCGAACAAGATATCTTTGCATGA
- a CDS encoding GGDEF domain-containing protein produces MAYAGACAAYRLLHELRRHFENVQHQQQLARTDALTGIANRRLLNEAMANLNVEAKEYALILVDIDHFKRVNDTYGHDVGDDVLRELGMLLVAESEERHLVGRFGGEEFLIIMPNANRDEVTRLAESIREKVSTFPFETSAGTLHITVSLGACHSNDIEVDSVLKHADEALYHAKESGRNRFILAS; encoded by the coding sequence ATGGCATACGCGGGCGCTTGTGCCGCCTACCGATTGCTCCACGAATTGCGCCGTCACTTTGAGAACGTCCAGCACCAGCAACAGCTCGCCCGGACGGACGCATTGACCGGCATCGCCAACCGACGCTTGTTGAACGAGGCGATGGCCAACTTGAACGTCGAAGCGAAAGAGTACGCCTTGATTCTCGTCGACATCGACCATTTCAAACGTGTGAACGACACGTACGGACATGACGTCGGTGACGACGTGTTGCGTGAGCTCGGCATGCTGCTCGTCGCCGAGAGTGAAGAACGTCATCTCGTCGGCCGCTTCGGCGGAGAAGAATTTTTAATCATCATGCCGAACGCCAATCGAGATGAAGTGACCCGCCTCGCCGAATCTATACGAGAAAAGGTCTCGACGTTCCCATTCGAGACGAGCGCCGGGACGTTACATATCACCGTCTCGCTCGGCGCATGCCATTCGAACGACATCGAAGTCGACAGTGTGTTGAAGCATGCCGACGAAGCGTTATACCACGCTAAGGAATCCGGTCGAAATCGCTTCATCTTGGCGTCATAA
- a CDS encoding IS30 family transposase: MSYTHLTTTERVKIETYLELGMSIRSIARRIGRQPSTVSREIRRNPGYESGRAQKRYEKAKTNCGAKTKLDDTMRRTIVEKLRATWSPEQIVGRLFNGKLAFSTIYRWIYAGRIDVPLTVLRQKGKRQKPTETRGRINVGLSISQRPPEVRGRRTFGHWELDTVVSGRGKSKACVATFIERKSRFYLALPIADRTAASMEGAIHAVHVAFPDGTFETATTDRGKEFSGHERIQASLGVPMYFADPYASWQRGSNENANGLLREFFPKGTDFAQVAHDELADALTKINGRPRKCLNWKTAHEAFTEEVLRLI, encoded by the coding sequence ATGAGCTACACCCATCTTACCACAACGGAACGCGTGAAAATAGAGACGTATCTGGAGCTCGGGATGTCCATCCGGTCCATCGCGAGACGGATCGGGCGACAGCCATCGACCGTCTCGCGGGAGATCAGACGGAACCCCGGCTACGAATCGGGACGTGCCCAGAAACGCTACGAGAAGGCGAAGACCAACTGTGGCGCCAAGACGAAACTCGACGACACGATGCGCCGGACGATCGTCGAGAAGCTGCGTGCGACCTGGTCCCCGGAACAGATCGTGGGACGGCTCTTCAACGGAAAGCTCGCCTTCTCCACCATCTACCGTTGGATCTATGCGGGACGGATCGACGTGCCCCTGACCGTGCTCCGCCAGAAAGGGAAACGTCAAAAGCCGACCGAGACGCGCGGACGCATCAACGTCGGACTCTCCATCTCGCAACGACCGCCAGAGGTCAGGGGGCGCCGGACGTTCGGGCACTGGGAGCTCGACACCGTCGTCTCCGGACGAGGGAAGTCGAAGGCGTGCGTCGCGACGTTCATCGAGCGGAAGAGCCGGTTCTATCTCGCCCTGCCGATCGCGGACCGCACCGCGGCCTCGATGGAGGGGGCGATCCATGCGGTGCACGTCGCCTTCCCGGACGGCACGTTCGAGACGGCGACGACGGACCGGGGCAAGGAGTTCAGCGGTCACGAGCGCATCCAGGCGTCACTCGGTGTGCCGATGTATTTCGCCGACCCGTACGCATCGTGGCAACGGGGAAGCAACGAGAACGCCAACGGGCTCCTGCGCGAGTTCTTCCCGAAAGGAACGGACTTCGCGCAGGTGGCGCATGACGAACTCGCGGACGCGCTCACCAAGATCAACGGGCGGCCGAGAAAATGCCTGAACTGGAAAACCGCACACGAGGCCTTCACCGAGGAAGTGTTGCGCTTAATTTGA
- a CDS encoding LytS/YhcK type 5TM receptor domain-containing protein, with the protein MLTIINSFFIDLCILFTLFTISFLPFRNRPRLTPKSAVKSRILLGVQSGFVALILLANALHLEGVLIDLRAIPISLAVLFGGWVSGAVAGIIFLIGRFFMITDGEYVGFYLAVLTMISLVVPTSILRLKLDNTRNTLLIFTTIGVVVFGSALYYALPLELFYPILFVYDGLSN; encoded by the coding sequence ATGCTTACAATCATTAACTCGTTTTTCATCGATTTATGCATCTTGTTTACGCTGTTTACGATTTCCTTCCTACCTTTTCGCAATCGGCCTAGACTGACGCCGAAGTCCGCAGTCAAAAGTCGAATTCTCCTTGGTGTCCAAAGTGGATTTGTCGCCTTGATTTTATTGGCGAATGCCCTCCATTTGGAAGGTGTCCTGATTGATTTACGTGCCATCCCGATCTCACTCGCCGTTCTATTCGGAGGTTGGGTCAGTGGAGCCGTTGCCGGAATCATCTTTTTGATTGGCCGATTCTTCATGATTACGGATGGTGAATATGTCGGTTTTTATTTGGCTGTCCTGACAATGATTAGCCTTGTCGTCCCGACCAGTATATTACGCTTGAAACTAGACAACACGCGAAATACACTACTCATTTTTACAACAATCGGTGTTGTCGTCTTTGGATCGGCTCTTTATTACGCTTTGCCACTTGAGCTATTTTATCCAATCCTATTTGTATATGACGGTTTGTCAAATTAA
- the msrA gene encoding peptide-methionine (S)-S-oxide reductase MsrA, which yields MAKATFAGGCFWCMVKPFHKYEGVERVISGYTGGHVDNPTYQQVCSETTGHLEAIEVTFDPEVISYEELLRIYWRQIDPTDGGGQFNDRGESYRPAIFYHSEEQRTAAERSKQEVEDSGRFDQSIKVEIRPAKTFWEAEDYHQDYYKKNPFRYEMYRVGSGRAKFVKEAWSDKKIQKELKDRLTPIQYKVTQENGTEPPFQNEYWDEEREGLYVDVIDGTPLFTSRDKFQSNCGWPSFARPIEEKRIDMNMDTTHHMVRTEVRSKRADSHLGHLFDDGPKELGGLRYCINSAALRFIPKEELESAGYGEYKHLFDA from the coding sequence ATGGCAAAAGCTACATTTGCGGGAGGCTGTTTTTGGTGCATGGTCAAACCGTTTCATAAATATGAGGGGGTCGAGCGCGTCATTTCCGGCTACACGGGCGGTCACGTCGACAACCCGACTTATCAACAAGTCTGTTCGGAGACGACCGGTCACTTAGAGGCGATTGAAGTCACGTTTGACCCGGAAGTCATCTCATACGAGGAACTGTTGCGCATCTATTGGCGTCAAATCGACCCGACCGATGGCGGCGGGCAATTCAACGACCGCGGCGAGTCGTATCGTCCGGCCATCTTCTATCATTCGGAAGAGCAGCGCACGGCGGCTGAACGCTCAAAACAAGAGGTTGAGGACTCGGGCCGATTCGACCAATCGATCAAAGTCGAGATTCGTCCGGCGAAGACGTTCTGGGAAGCAGAAGACTACCATCAAGACTACTATAAGAAAAATCCGTTCCGTTACGAGATGTACCGGGTCGGTTCTGGCCGGGCCAAGTTCGTGAAAGAGGCGTGGAGTGACAAGAAGATTCAGAAAGAACTGAAAGATCGTCTGACGCCGATCCAATATAAAGTCACACAAGAGAACGGCACCGAACCCCCGTTCCAAAATGAGTATTGGGACGAGGAACGGGAAGGATTGTATGTCGATGTGATCGATGGCACACCGCTTTTCACGTCACGCGATAAATTCCAATCGAATTGCGGCTGGCCGAGTTTCGCCCGACCAATCGAAGAGAAGCGCATCGACATGAACATGGACACGACGCACCATATGGTCCGGACCGAAGTCCGTTCGAAACGGGCCGACAGTCACTTAGGCCACTTATTCGATGACGGTCCGAAAGAGCTCGGCGGCTTGCGCTACTGCATCAACTCGGCAGCGCTCCGTTTCATTCCAAAAGAAGAACTTGAGTCTGCAGGTTATGGAGAGTACAAGCACTTATTCGATGCGTGA
- a CDS encoding DUF2252 domain-containing protein has product MFTSVKQQIRRETLATVLDYYDKSIRNLSETARDEKYNKMSATPFSFFRGSSHLFYYDFAKVPLAFDTDASHPTFIQGDLHFENFGVFEDGAGTIIYDVNDFDEAYLGSYLFDVLRMAISVDLFAAESGFDATRAIETYAETYALAIDRYAKGKDEDVQFTKANTCKAIKKVIKKAEKKKDAFMAERTEVRDEERYFATSDDLVPVSPKTAEHIKQAWPDYLASLSEKHRHHADHYEIKDIAIKRESGTASIGLERYYILIEGADAEHDEDLILEMKQAQSAVPSLFLPTHPLFEDGLSHQGARVIAAQRAMVHSQDPYLGYLTIDGNEYYIRQRSPYKRKVKAKHIKNDESLVETLKVQAEITAKIHARADADANVLDYEASERIAAAIGASHPLFIRQITRWSQFYANQVRFDFEAFQSWLKTREETRV; this is encoded by the coding sequence ATGTTCACATCCGTCAAACAACAAATCCGTCGTGAGACGCTCGCGACCGTCTTGGATTACTACGACAAATCGATTCGCAATTTATCGGAAACGGCCAGAGATGAGAAGTACAACAAGATGAGCGCGACCCCGTTCTCGTTTTTCCGCGGAAGTTCACACTTGTTCTATTACGATTTTGCAAAAGTGCCGCTCGCGTTCGATACCGATGCCTCCCATCCGACGTTCATTCAAGGAGACCTTCACTTTGAAAATTTCGGTGTGTTCGAGGACGGCGCCGGGACGATCATTTACGACGTGAACGACTTCGACGAGGCGTATCTCGGATCTTATTTGTTTGATGTCCTGCGCATGGCCATCTCGGTCGATTTGTTCGCCGCGGAGTCGGGCTTTGACGCGACACGGGCCATCGAGACGTATGCGGAAACATACGCGCTCGCCATCGACCGCTATGCGAAAGGGAAAGATGAGGACGTGCAGTTCACGAAAGCGAACACGTGCAAAGCCATCAAAAAAGTGATTAAAAAAGCAGAGAAGAAGAAAGACGCGTTCATGGCCGAGCGGACGGAAGTGCGGGACGAAGAGCGCTACTTTGCGACAAGTGACGATCTCGTCCCGGTCAGTCCGAAAACCGCTGAGCACATCAAACAGGCATGGCCGGACTATTTGGCGTCCTTGTCAGAGAAGCATCGCCATCACGCCGACCATTACGAGATTAAGGATATCGCCATCAAGCGCGAGAGCGGGACGGCTTCGATCGGGCTCGAACGGTATTACATCTTGATTGAAGGCGCGGATGCGGAGCATGACGAGGACCTCATCCTCGAGATGAAGCAGGCCCAGTCGGCCGTCCCGTCGCTCTTCTTGCCGACGCATCCGTTGTTCGAGGACGGCTTGTCCCATCAAGGGGCCCGGGTCATCGCGGCCCAGCGCGCCATGGTGCATAGCCAAGATCCGTATCTCGGCTATTTGACCATCGACGGGAATGAGTACTATATCCGTCAACGGTCGCCGTATAAGCGGAAAGTGAAGGCGAAACATATTAAAAATGACGAATCGCTCGTTGAGACGTTGAAAGTGCAGGCGGAAATCACGGCTAAAATTCATGCCCGGGCGGATGCGGATGCGAATGTACTCGATTACGAGGCGAGTGAACGGATTGCGGCAGCCATCGGGGCGTCGCACCCGCTATTCATTCGTCAAATCACACGCTGGTCGCAATTTTACGCCAATCAAGTCCGCTTCGACTTCGAGGCGTTCCAATCCTGGCTCAAGACGCGTGAGGAGACACGGGTCTGA
- a CDS encoding DUF5327 family protein, which translates to MITEQQVILQMKQVMTQIEQSSGETQKRHLAKLMGYCELLLADSAPTQPTVAPLAQPTEAKPPLDRQMAAFLGIPLEEEDKPKTDSLLDF; encoded by the coding sequence ATGATTACAGAACAGCAGGTCATCCTGCAGATGAAGCAAGTGATGACACAAATCGAACAGTCGAGCGGAGAGACCCAGAAGCGTCACTTGGCCAAGCTGATGGGCTATTGCGAGCTGTTGCTCGCTGATTCGGCACCGACGCAGCCTACTGTGGCGCCCTTGGCCCAACCGACCGAGGCGAAACCGCCGCTCGATCGGCAGATGGCAGCGTTTCTCGGGATTCCTTTAGAAGAGGAAGACAAACCGAAAACCGATTCATTGCTCGACTTTTAA
- a CDS encoding rhodanese-like domain-containing protein, whose amino-acid sequence MLDFLFVAVVMGLIYFWWSKRNSTKTVSTDELKRKIAEERNIQLLDVREPHEYRGGHIKQAKNVPLSGFGNASAQYPKDKERPVYVICQSGMRSQRAAAMLKSAGYTDVYSVKGGMSFWRG is encoded by the coding sequence ATGCTTGATTTCTTGTTTGTCGCAGTAGTGATGGGATTGATTTATTTTTGGTGGTCGAAGCGGAACAGCACGAAAACAGTTTCGACGGACGAACTGAAACGGAAGATTGCCGAAGAGCGAAACATTCAATTGCTCGATGTTCGCGAGCCGCACGAATACCGCGGTGGGCATATCAAGCAAGCGAAGAACGTACCATTATCCGGGTTCGGGAATGCGAGCGCCCAATATCCGAAAGATAAAGAACGTCCGGTCTACGTCATCTGTCAGAGTGGGATGCGGAGCCAACGGGCCGCGGCCATGTTGAAGAGCGCAGGCTACACGGACGTCTATTCCGTCAAAGGCGGCATGAGTTTCTGGCGCGGCTAA
- a CDS encoding HAD family hydrolase, whose product MAVILFDIDGTLVDTTGPMTQAIHEALEQLPHLPKPSEDAVRSGYGLAGNAFWEHVIPEATIEEIHQIRKLRHETLERAMEGQHVLFDGIYEMLEALHANGHTLTTASNCGVHYLNLMLDTQNIRQFMTAPECLESVNGEKKADILTAHRLRHGENDYVMVGDRKSDVEAARAHDFPVVLTGFGFGNEDEWALADHVIATPNDLIAYIEA is encoded by the coding sequence ATGGCAGTCATTTTATTTGATATCGATGGGACGCTCGTCGACACGACCGGACCGATGACACAAGCAATCCACGAGGCGTTAGAGCAACTTCCACATTTACCGAAACCGAGTGAGGATGCGGTCCGATCGGGGTACGGATTGGCCGGTAACGCGTTCTGGGAGCACGTCATCCCAGAGGCGACAATCGAGGAGATTCACCAAATCCGCAAGCTCCGCCACGAGACGCTCGAACGGGCGATGGAAGGCCAGCACGTCTTGTTCGACGGGATTTACGAGATGCTCGAGGCGCTCCATGCGAACGGGCATACGTTGACGACCGCGAGCAACTGCGGCGTCCATTACTTGAACCTCATGCTCGACACACAAAATATCCGCCAGTTCATGACGGCACCCGAATGTCTCGAATCCGTGAACGGCGAGAAGAAAGCCGACATTTTGACGGCGCATCGTCTCCGTCACGGTGAGAACGACTACGTGATGGTTGGGGACCGGAAATCCGATGTCGAAGCAGCTCGGGCCCACGACTTCCCTGTCGTCTTGACTGGTTTCGGCTTCGGCAACGAAGACGAGTGGGCGCTCGCAGATCATGTGATTGCGACACCGAACGATTTGATCGCCTATATCGAAGCATAA
- a CDS encoding NAD-dependent succinate-semialdehyde dehydrogenase — translation MRVENNFINGEWIDTSDTIEVRNPATGNIMATVTKSDTAEAKQAVDAAHDALKDWQEKTAEERGALLLEWNRLIDEHTEAIARTMVEEQGKPLQEAIGEVRYANGFIEWYAAEGRRVYGETIPASSNKKRIFAIKQPVGVVAAITPWNFPAAMITRKLAPALAAGCTVVLKPASATPLTAIELVKLAEKAGFPPGVINLVTGKASDIVNAWQHDPRVRKLTFTGSTEVGKTLMRGAADTMKKISLELGGHAPLIVTAQADLDKAVPQAVATKFRNGGQTCVCANRIYVEQSIVDAFAEKFIEAVAALKVGNGLDEGTDIGPLIDEAAVEKVMKHLEDAQIRGGEITGGEQLDGLFVRPAVVRYANEDMLCMNEETFGPVAPIASFDTLEEVIERANATPFGLAAYVFTQDINEALYLAEALEYGIVGVNDGLPSTPQAPFGGWKQSGLGREGGHHGIEEFLEVKYISLGL, via the coding sequence ATGCGAGTGGAGAACAATTTCATCAATGGAGAATGGATTGATACATCGGACACGATCGAGGTGCGGAATCCCGCGACCGGCAACATCATGGCCACGGTGACAAAGAGTGACACGGCCGAAGCGAAACAGGCTGTCGATGCCGCCCACGACGCCTTGAAGGACTGGCAAGAGAAGACAGCCGAAGAACGGGGTGCCCTGCTACTCGAATGGAATCGCCTGATTGATGAACATACGGAAGCCATCGCTCGGACGATGGTCGAAGAGCAAGGCAAGCCGCTCCAAGAAGCCATCGGCGAAGTACGTTACGCGAACGGCTTCATCGAGTGGTATGCCGCTGAAGGAAGACGCGTGTACGGCGAGACCATCCCGGCCTCGTCGAACAAGAAACGCATCTTCGCCATCAAACAACCGGTCGGCGTCGTCGCCGCCATCACCCCGTGGAATTTCCCGGCGGCGATGATCACCCGGAAGCTCGCACCGGCTCTGGCCGCAGGTTGCACCGTCGTCCTAAAACCGGCATCTGCGACACCACTGACGGCCATCGAACTCGTCAAGCTGGCCGAGAAAGCCGGTTTTCCACCCGGTGTCATCAATCTCGTCACCGGCAAAGCTTCTGACATCGTGAATGCGTGGCAACACGATCCCCGTGTCCGCAAACTGACGTTCACCGGTTCGACCGAGGTCGGCAAGACGCTCATGCGCGGCGCCGCCGATACGATGAAGAAAATCTCACTCGAGCTCGGTGGTCACGCTCCGCTCATCGTCACAGCGCAGGCAGATCTCGACAAGGCCGTGCCCCAAGCCGTCGCGACGAAGTTCCGTAACGGCGGACAGACGTGTGTCTGTGCCAACCGGATTTATGTTGAGCAATCCATCGTCGATGCGTTCGCCGAAAAATTCATCGAGGCCGTCGCAGCGCTCAAAGTCGGCAACGGGCTCGACGAAGGGACCGATATCGGTCCGCTCATCGACGAGGCCGCGGTCGAGAAAGTGATGAAGCACTTGGAAGACGCTCAAATCCGCGGTGGCGAGATCACGGGCGGAGAGCAGCTCGATGGCCTGTTCGTCCGTCCGGCCGTCGTTCGCTATGCGAATGAGGATATGCTGTGCATGAACGAGGAGACGTTCGGTCCTGTCGCCCCGATTGCGTCGTTCGATACTCTCGAGGAAGTGATCGAACGGGCGAACGCGACGCCGTTCGGGCTTGCTGCCTATGTGTTCACGCAAGACATCAACGAGGCCCTCTATTTGGCCGAAGCGCTCGAATACGGCATCGTCGGCGTCAATGATGGTCTCCCGTCGACGCCGCAAGCCCCGTTCGGCGGGTGGAAACAGAGCGGTCTCGGCCGCGAAGGCGGCCACCACGGCATCGAAGAGTTTTTAGAAGTGAAATACATCTCGCTCGGGCTATAA
- a CDS encoding glycerol-3-phosphate acyltransferase yields MWVIIVGYFVGSILGGRLYGMWSGQHLATIGSGNTGARNALRIGGKQAFLFVYGFDILKTVLVLSISGPYFFETGLALTIGHIYPIWHIRSGGKGYAVFSGIILAYSPLWFIAGLSTLLLLIKLTGNSRETGLVMLVLLPLAAWGDATDVGVASLTMILIMYHHIRGKQRA; encoded by the coding sequence ATGTGGGTCATTATCGTGGGGTATTTTGTCGGCAGCATCCTGGGCGGGCGCTTATACGGTATGTGGAGTGGTCAACACCTGGCTACGATCGGATCGGGAAACACAGGTGCCCGCAATGCGTTACGAATCGGCGGAAAGCAGGCCTTCTTATTCGTCTATGGGTTTGACATCTTGAAGACGGTGCTCGTGTTGTCGATCAGTGGTCCATACTTCTTTGAGACCGGGCTCGCTTTGACAATCGGTCACATTTATCCGATTTGGCATATTCGTTCCGGAGGGAAGGGGTACGCCGTATTTTCTGGAATTATATTAGCGTACAGCCCGCTATGGTTTATAGCAGGACTTTCCACGTTGCTCTTGCTCATCAAACTGACGGGGAACTCACGTGAGACCGGGCTCGTCATGCTCGTGCTCCTTCCGCTCGCCGCGTGGGGCGACGCAACAGATGTCGGTGTGGCCAGTTTGACGATGATTTTGATCATGTACCATCATATAAGGGGGAAACAACGTGCTTGA